Proteins encoded by one window of Nitrospinota bacterium:
- the rpsS gene encoding 30S ribosomal protein S19 — MSRSLKKGPYVEVSLQKKVEEAAAAGDKKIIKTWSRRSTITPEFVGVTFAVHNGRKFIPVYVTENMVGHKLGEFAATRNYRGHAKGEKRSTGSAPAA, encoded by the coding sequence ATGTCACGATCGCTTAAAAAAGGGCCGTATGTGGAGGTTTCCCTCCAGAAGAAGGTGGAAGAGGCCGCCGCCGCCGGGGACAAGAAGATAATCAAGACCTGGTCCCGCAGGTCGACAATCACCCCGGAATTCGTCGGGGTGACATTCGCCGTGCACAACGGGCGCAAGTTCATCCCTGTGTACGTCACGGAGAACATGGTGGGGCACAAGCTCGGCGAGTTCGCCGCCACGCGCAACTATCGCGGCCACGCGAAAGGGGAGAAACGTTCCACCGGGTCGGCTCCGGCGGCTTAA
- the rplW gene encoding 50S ribosomal protein L23: MKRQPHDLIRRPIITEKASDAKDNANKITFSVDSRANKTEVKKAVEEVFKVKVDKVNIINVKGKRKRLGKTEGRRPDWKKAVVTIAEGQTIEVFDQV, from the coding sequence ATGAAAAGACAACCGCACGACCTTATCCGCCGCCCGATCATCACCGAGAAGGCGAGCGACGCGAAAGACAACGCCAACAAGATAACGTTCTCCGTGGACAGCCGGGCCAACAAGACCGAGGTCAAGAAGGCCGTGGAGGAAGTGTTCAAGGTGAAGGTGGACAAGGTGAACATAATAAACGTCAAAGGCAAGCGCAAGAGGCTCGGCAAGACCGAGGGGCGCAGGCCGGACTGGAAAAAAGCGGTGGTGACCATCGCCGAGGGCCAGACCATCGAAGTATTCGACCAGGTGTAG
- the rplB gene encoding 50S ribosomal protein L2: protein MALKKYKPTSPAMRGRVGMNFDEITADSPEKGLLKSKFQSAGRNNLGRITMRRRGGGHKRRIRVIDFLRNKDGIPAAVATIEYDPNRTANIALLNYADGEKRYIIAAEGLKVGDSLMSGEGVEIKTGNALPLKSIPLGAIIHCVEMIPGKGAKMIRSAGTSAQLMAKEGDTALIRLKSGEVRKAPIMCRATVGAVGNAIHEGVTIGKAGRSRWLGKRPKVRGVAMNPVDHPHGGGEGKTSGGRHPVTPWGKPTKGFKTRKRKKASSKLIVKQRGK from the coding sequence ATGGCGCTAAAGAAATACAAGCCGACATCGCCCGCCATGCGCGGCAGGGTCGGGATGAACTTCGACGAGATCACTGCGGATAGCCCGGAGAAGGGCCTTCTCAAATCGAAATTCCAGTCGGCCGGCAGGAACAACCTTGGCCGCATCACCATGCGCAGGCGCGGCGGCGGGCACAAGCGCCGCATCCGCGTGATCGATTTCCTTCGGAACAAGGACGGGATCCCGGCGGCCGTGGCCACCATCGAGTATGATCCGAACCGCACCGCCAACATCGCATTGCTCAATTACGCGGACGGCGAGAAGCGCTACATCATAGCCGCGGAAGGCCTGAAGGTGGGCGATTCGCTCATGTCCGGCGAAGGGGTGGAGATAAAGACCGGCAACGCGTTGCCGTTAAAGTCCATACCGCTGGGCGCGATCATCCATTGCGTGGAGATGATTCCCGGCAAAGGGGCGAAGATGATCCGTTCGGCCGGCACTTCGGCCCAGCTTATGGCCAAGGAAGGGGACACGGCGCTTATAAGGCTTAAGTCCGGCGAGGTGCGCAAGGCTCCAATCATGTGCAGGGCCACCGTCGGCGCCGTAGGCAACGCTATCCACGAGGGTGTCACCATCGGCAAGGCCGGGCGCTCCCGCTGGCTTGGCAAGCGGCCGAAGGTGCGCGGCGTGGCCATGAATCCGGTGGACCATCCGCACGGCGGCGGTGAAGGAAAGACCTCCGGCGGGCGCCATCCGGTGACCCCGTGGGGCAAGCCGACAAAGGGATTCAAGACCAGGAAGCGCAAGAAGGCTTCCTCCAAACTGATAGTCAAACAGCGCGGCAAATAA
- the rplD gene encoding 50S ribosomal protein L4, whose translation MLLDIIDAKKKKVGEVELAPSVFEVEVKAHLVHDVVVSQLASRRAGTHKVKERDEVRGGGAKPWKQKGTGRARAGSTRSPLFRGGGTVFGPRPRDYGYTMPKKAREGALRSALTARAKENVIMVVDGIALEAAKTKKAAALLGKLGLSGKTLIVVDGKDKNVELGFRNLPDVKLLQAAAINVFDLVNADHIVMTKDALGKIQERLAK comes from the coding sequence ATGTTATTGGACATAATAGACGCGAAGAAGAAGAAAGTGGGCGAAGTGGAGCTTGCCCCCTCGGTTTTCGAGGTGGAAGTGAAGGCCCATCTGGTCCACGACGTGGTGGTAAGCCAGTTGGCCTCGCGCCGCGCGGGCACCCACAAGGTCAAGGAGCGCGACGAGGTTCGCGGCGGCGGCGCAAAGCCGTGGAAGCAAAAAGGCACGGGCCGCGCCCGCGCCGGTTCCACCCGTTCGCCCCTTTTCCGGGGGGGCGGCACGGTGTTCGGGCCCAGGCCGCGCGACTACGGATACACCATGCCCAAGAAGGCGAGGGAAGGGGCGTTGCGCTCCGCCCTGACCGCCAGGGCCAAGGAAAACGTCATCATGGTGGTGGATGGGATAGCACTTGAGGCCGCCAAGACGAAAAAGGCCGCGGCCCTTTTGGGCAAGCTGGGCCTTTCCGGCAAGACGCTCATCGTGGTGGACGGCAAGGACAAGAACGTGGAGCTTGGTTTCCGCAACCTTCCGGACGTCAAACTGCTTCAGGCGGCCGCCATCAACGTGTTCGACCTTGTCAACGCGGACCACATCGTCATGACAAAGGACGCGCTGGGCAAGATACAGGAAAGGCTGGCCAAATGA
- the hypE gene encoding hydrogenase expression/formation protein HypE → MRDDMILLGHGSGGQMTHDLVNKVILPLIHEGREAPEQEDSTPLTLPTGEIRFTTDSYVVDPIIFPGGDIGDLAVNGTINDLAMGGAVPFALSLGFILEEGLLMDDFTKVLRSIGRAAREAGIQVACGDTKVVPRGRGDKIFINTSGVGLARNGLRPGSAAVRPGDRLIINGTVGDHGVTIMSMREGLKFESPVKSDTAALHTLVDALVKAGVEIRAMRDPTRGGLATVAVEIAEASGVHIRLDETAIPVNKHVAAACEILGLDPLMVANEGKMVLVTPERDAKKALDVMRSHPLGRDAAMIGEALETDGRAKVTLTSYAGGARMVNKLPGELLPRIC, encoded by the coding sequence ATGCGTGACGATATGATACTGCTCGGCCACGGCTCCGGCGGGCAGATGACCCATGATCTGGTGAATAAAGTAATACTCCCGCTCATCCACGAAGGACGCGAGGCTCCTGAACAGGAGGATTCCACACCGCTCACCCTTCCCACCGGCGAAATCCGCTTCACCACCGACAGCTACGTGGTGGACCCGATAATCTTCCCCGGCGGGGACATCGGAGACCTGGCGGTGAACGGCACTATAAACGACCTTGCGATGGGTGGAGCGGTCCCCTTTGCGTTAAGCCTCGGATTCATTCTCGAAGAGGGGCTTTTGATGGACGATTTTACGAAAGTGTTGCGCTCCATCGGCCGGGCGGCGCGGGAGGCGGGGATACAGGTGGCGTGCGGGGACACGAAGGTGGTGCCACGGGGGCGTGGCGATAAGATTTTTATTAACACATCCGGGGTGGGCCTTGCGCGCAACGGCCTGCGGCCTGGATCCGCGGCGGTGAGACCCGGCGACAGGCTCATCATCAACGGCACGGTGGGGGACCACGGAGTCACCATCATGTCCATGCGCGAGGGATTGAAGTTTGAATCGCCGGTGAAAAGCGACACGGCGGCTCTCCACACGTTGGTGGACGCGCTTGTGAAGGCCGGGGTGGAGATACGCGCCATGCGAGACCCCACGCGCGGCGGGCTTGCCACAGTGGCTGTGGAGATCGCGGAAGCTTCCGGGGTGCACATACGCCTCGACGAAACCGCCATCCCCGTGAACAAGCATGTGGCGGCGGCCTGTGAGATATTGGGGCTGGATCCGCTGATGGTGGCCAACGAGGGGAAAATGGTGTTAGTCACGCCGGAGCGCGACGCGAAGAAGGCGCTTGATGTGATGCGCTCGCACCCACTGGGGAGGGACGCGGCGATGATCGGCGAGGCTTTGGAGACTGACGGGCGGGCCAAGGTGACGCTCACCTCATACGCCGGCGGCGCCAGGATGGTGAACAAACTTCCGGGCGAATTATTGCCGAGGATTTGCTGA